A window of Paenibacillus polygoni contains these coding sequences:
- the thiE gene encoding thiamine phosphate synthase translates to MSRISSSRMKELLQVYFVMGSQNCKKSPESTLTEALQGGITLFQFREKGPGSMSGVERMELALHLRRLCQEKGVPFIVNDDVDLALAIGADGVHIGQDDEEAARVRERIGDIILGVSAHTLEEARLAQDQGADYIGVGPIYPTNSKEDAHAVQGPEVIESMRAQEMDIPIVGIGGITSVNAARVLEAGADGVAVISAISLAEDIAESVKRLRY, encoded by the coding sequence GTGAGCCGAATTTCAAGCAGCCGTATGAAGGAGTTGCTTCAGGTGTATTTTGTGATGGGAAGCCAAAACTGTAAGAAATCGCCGGAAAGCACGTTAACTGAAGCGTTGCAAGGCGGAATTACCCTATTCCAGTTTCGGGAGAAAGGGCCTGGATCTATGAGTGGAGTAGAGCGGATGGAACTTGCTCTTCATTTGCGGCGATTGTGCCAGGAAAAAGGGGTTCCCTTCATCGTTAATGATGATGTAGATTTGGCGCTTGCGATCGGAGCGGACGGTGTGCATATTGGGCAAGATGATGAAGAGGCCGCAAGGGTAAGAGAACGAATCGGCGATATCATTCTTGGTGTTTCTGCTCATACGTTGGAAGAAGCAAGATTAGCACAAGACCAAGGGGCTGATTACATCGGGGTCGGACCGATTTATCCTACGAATTCCAAGGAGGATGCACATGCGGTGCAGGGACCGGAGGTAATTGAGTCGATGAGGGCGCAAGAGATGGATATTCCGATCGTAGGGATTGGAGGCATTACTTCGGTGAATGCAGCCAGGGTGCTGGAGGCAGGAGCAGACGGAGTAGCGGTAATTTCAGCGATCAGTCTGGCAGAAGATATTGCAGAGAGTGTTAAGAGGCTGCGATATTAA
- a CDS encoding ABC transporter permease, protein MMDIPPAQKNNEFLEKFIPPAIAFVVVVALWEIVTRMLGYAPYLLPKPSDIVLAAAENWSNLMTSVLTKVYESVLGFLLSIVIGVTGAVLLASSKIIEKAVYPYAIVLQTIPVVAIAPIIVIWFGAGVNSIVIIAFLIGFFPMISNTLIGLNSTEGNMQNLFKLYNASRWQVMWRLRLPAALPYIIAGLKISCTLSVVGAIVGEYIAGIGGGQGGLGYAITVASSRLQTPYLFACGLSASVLGITFFLLVSAFSKWALSSWHESEMKSEN, encoded by the coding sequence ATGATGGACATTCCTCCAGCTCAGAAGAATAATGAGTTTTTAGAAAAGTTCATTCCCCCAGCCATTGCTTTTGTTGTGGTAGTGGCGCTGTGGGAAATAGTGACCCGAATGCTGGGATATGCTCCTTACCTGCTGCCAAAGCCTTCTGATATTGTACTTGCTGCTGCAGAGAACTGGAGTAATCTGATGACCTCTGTACTTACTAAAGTGTATGAATCGGTACTTGGTTTTTTACTTAGTATCGTAATCGGGGTAACGGGAGCGGTACTGCTCGCCAGTTCCAAAATCATTGAAAAAGCAGTATACCCTTATGCAATCGTCCTGCAGACCATACCGGTCGTTGCGATTGCGCCGATTATTGTCATCTGGTTTGGTGCAGGAGTGAACTCCATCGTCATTATCGCTTTTCTGATCGGATTCTTCCCCATGATTTCGAACACGCTGATTGGTCTGAATTCTACGGAAGGCAACATGCAAAATCTGTTTAAACTTTACAATGCATCACGCTGGCAAGTGATGTGGAGACTCCGCCTGCCAGCTGCGCTGCCTTACATTATTGCTGGACTAAAAATCTCTTGTACGCTTTCCGTTGTCGGAGCCATTGTCGGTGAATACATCGCGGGTATTGGCGGCGGTCAAGGTGGACTTGGTTATGCGATTACGGTAGCCTCATCGAGACTTCAAACGCCTTATCTATTTGCTTGCGGGCTCTCTGCTTCTGTCCTTGGAATTACCTTTTTCTTGCTAGTCAGTGCATTCTCAAAATGGGCACTCAGCTCTTGGCATGAATCAGAAATGAAGTCAGAGAACTAG
- a CDS encoding ABC transporter ATP-binding protein, whose amino-acid sequence MSSIISTSGVTSTVKKRSTPLVEMEGISKIYQTGTIALQDVNLRIPEGEFVSFVGPSGCGKSTIFRLIAGLGDPTSGTMRLMGMDPADARKQSDISFVFQDATLLPWCKVIDNVTLPMELRKIPKQERIDKAMHVLEMVGLQDYAHALPRQLSGGMKMRVSIARALASEPKLLLMDEPFGALDEMTRQTLQDELLGIWQKDKKMTVLFVTHNVFEAVYLSTSIVVMSARPGKIAETISVPVPFPRNENFRTASEFSQIVGQVSDVLHH is encoded by the coding sequence ATGAGCAGTATTATTAGCACATCAGGGGTAACGTCAACTGTAAAAAAACGATCCACTCCGCTCGTAGAAATGGAGGGAATCAGTAAGATTTATCAAACAGGCACCATTGCGCTCCAAGATGTAAATCTACGTATTCCCGAAGGGGAGTTTGTCAGTTTTGTAGGCCCGTCTGGCTGCGGTAAATCAACGATTTTTAGGCTGATTGCCGGCCTTGGGGATCCAACGTCAGGAACGATGCGGCTTATGGGAATGGATCCAGCGGACGCGAGAAAGCAAAGTGATATTTCCTTTGTCTTTCAGGATGCTACACTGCTCCCTTGGTGCAAAGTGATTGATAATGTCACCCTGCCGATGGAACTGCGCAAAATACCTAAGCAAGAGAGAATCGATAAGGCCATGCATGTACTGGAAATGGTGGGACTTCAAGATTATGCTCATGCCCTGCCAAGGCAGCTGTCCGGCGGGATGAAGATGCGGGTGTCTATTGCAAGAGCGCTGGCATCTGAGCCGAAGCTGCTTTTGATGGATGAGCCTTTTGGAGCGCTGGATGAAATGACAAGGCAAACCCTGCAAGATGAGCTGCTTGGTATATGGCAAAAAGATAAGAAAATGACGGTATTGTTTGTTACTCATAACGTATTTGAAGCCGTCTATTTGTCCACCTCTATCGTGGTGATGTCGGCTAGGCCCGGTAAGATTGCAGAAACCATTTCCGTTCCTGTTCCATTCCCGCGAAATGAGAATTTCCGTACTGCTTCTGAATTTAGTCAGATTGTGGGTCAAGTTTCGGATGTACTGCACCACTAA
- the thiD gene encoding bifunctional hydroxymethylpyrimidine kinase/phosphomethylpyrimidine kinase, producing the protein MTVIKALTIAGSDSGGGAGIQADLKTFQELYVYGMSAITAVTAQNTLGVQGVHPLPARFVVEQIDSVFSDLRPDAVKTGMLYSSEIIAAVAERISRYRVDKLVIDPVMIAKGGTSLLKSEAVEALILHLLPLALVVTPNIPEAEVMTRMEIRTIADRREAARRLHDLGAANVIIKGGHDAVNDMITDIVYDGTSFTELSERRVDTVHSHGTGCTFAAALTAQLAKGTEMREAASIAREFVQAALTDTLGIGSGHGPTNHWAYAKHKGVIV; encoded by the coding sequence ATGACCGTTATAAAAGCATTAACGATTGCAGGATCAGACAGCGGAGGCGGAGCTGGCATTCAGGCTGATCTCAAGACCTTTCAGGAGCTTTATGTCTATGGCATGTCGGCGATTACAGCAGTCACAGCGCAAAATACGCTTGGGGTACAGGGAGTTCATCCCTTGCCTGCCCGTTTTGTAGTAGAACAGATCGATTCCGTATTTTCTGATTTGAGACCGGACGCTGTGAAGACAGGGATGCTGTATAGCAGTGAAATCATTGCAGCGGTAGCAGAAAGGATTAGCAGATACCGTGTGGATAAGCTGGTCATAGATCCCGTTATGATTGCCAAAGGAGGAACCTCTCTGCTGAAGTCGGAAGCGGTGGAAGCTCTAATCTTGCATTTACTTCCGCTTGCACTGGTCGTTACGCCAAACATTCCGGAAGCAGAGGTCATGACGAGAATGGAGATTCGAACGATTGCGGATCGGAGGGAAGCCGCTAGACGATTACACGATCTGGGTGCGGCTAATGTGATCATCAAAGGGGGGCATGATGCGGTAAACGATATGATAACGGATATAGTATATGACGGTACATCTTTCACCGAGCTTTCGGAAAGACGAGTGGATACCGTTCATTCTCATGGGACAGGCTGTACGTTTGCAGCAGCACTTACGGCGCAGCTAGCCAAGGGTACAGAGATGAGAGAAGCGGCATCGATCGCGAGAGAATTCGTGCAAGCGGCCCTTACGGATACGCTGGGTATTGGAAGCGGCCATGGACCTACGAATCACTGGGCATATGCGAAGCACAAAGGAGTGATTGTGTGA
- the thiM gene encoding hydroxyethylthiazole kinase: MLNIKKLPSLITRIHEEQPLIHNMTNTVVTNFTANGLFSLGASPVMAYAEEEVAEMVQNARALVLNIGTLTTELLNAMIVAGKAANVYGVPVLLDPVGAGATSYRTDAALRIIREVNVTLIRGNAGEISRLIGEFMTVKGVDAGQIETLERAQLAIRAARTLGTAVIVSGPEDVITDGDTGYVVKSGHPLLTRVTGTGCLLTSVIGAFLAVEPSIMEAGTAGLGFYGAAALQAAEDKGQAGPGSFQIAFLDELSKLTPSSFEEYVTVLDIHSLFSKGEI, encoded by the coding sequence ATGCTGAATATTAAGAAACTTCCCTCCCTCATTACTCGCATTCATGAAGAACAGCCTTTAATTCATAACATGACAAATACGGTAGTCACGAACTTTACGGCTAACGGACTGTTTTCACTTGGCGCATCTCCGGTAATGGCCTATGCAGAAGAAGAAGTGGCCGAAATGGTCCAAAATGCTCGTGCGCTGGTACTCAATATCGGTACCTTAACGACGGAACTTTTAAACGCCATGATCGTAGCAGGCAAAGCTGCGAATGTTTATGGAGTCCCTGTATTACTTGATCCAGTAGGAGCGGGAGCAACATCTTATCGTACAGATGCGGCCCTTCGCATTATCCGCGAGGTGAATGTAACGTTGATTCGAGGCAATGCAGGGGAGATTAGCCGCCTGATTGGTGAATTCATGACCGTTAAAGGGGTGGACGCAGGCCAAATCGAGACATTAGAAAGAGCGCAGTTAGCCATACGGGCTGCACGTACGCTTGGAACCGCCGTCATTGTATCCGGACCAGAAGATGTGATTACGGATGGGGATACGGGATATGTTGTGAAGTCCGGTCATCCTCTATTAACACGTGTGACGGGAACAGGGTGTTTGCTTACTTCCGTCATTGGAGCTTTTTTGGCTGTTGAACCTTCCATAATGGAAGCAGGCACCGCGGGGCTTGGCTTTTACGGAGCCGCAGCACTTCAGGCAGCAGAGGACAAAGGACAGGCGGGACCTGGTAGTTTTCAGATTGCTTTTCTCGATGAATTATCAAAACTTACTCCTTCTTCATTTGAAGAATATGTAACGGTCTTAGATATCCATTCTTTGTTCAGTAAGGGGGAGATCTAG